Proteins found in one Oreochromis niloticus isolate F11D_XX linkage group LG22, O_niloticus_UMD_NMBU, whole genome shotgun sequence genomic segment:
- the LOC100702315 gene encoding uncharacterized protein LOC100702315 codes for METTSDSSLKHKDIITNSVLIQSGTPAVYQLRPKKEKFGTLTRITVGEKNPNTINKTILLVGETGTGKSTLINALINYSMRVKWEDEIWFQIVEEKEKSQTESQTEDVIVYEIFGFEDETVPYSLTIIDTPGYGDTRGIEHDVIVSERLLDLFRSDDGVQEVHAVGLVMKASDNRLSDRLGYIFNSVTSLFGKNLEKNIVALITHSDGVTPENALEALEAAKIKCAKNENEPVYFMFNNQQKKDRTKKNKKGLEMAWSVSEEGISEFSNFLINITPQKLMTTVEVLNERIRLTACIQNLQERIEFIELKQAQITQIKDDLKKHEEEMKTNKNFTIKFNEAYKVKEAIEVGWWCLMGGYAAAVSCNKCKENCHYPGCTLAWYPEHCEVMKKKNGTLCCTVCTNKCPASDHVKERKIYVTKSRPAEMTKDEMKNKYEENKTESEKKSTLLENLEKQMNQLTAEKSQWLDESYQHVVNLQQIALNVFSLSTVIHLDLMIEKMREKGDIGKVQKLEEMRSRVDEGTTAALQYLPAAMKKFGKKIWNKMTNNQTAL; via the exons ATGGAAAC GACAAGTGATAGCTCCTTAAAACACAAGGATATCATTACCAATAGTGTTCTGATCCAATCAGGAACTCCTGCTGTCTACCAGCTGAGACCAAAGAAAGAGAAGTTTGGAACTCTGACAAGAATCActgttggggaaaaaaatccaaacacgATAAATAAAACCATCTTACTTGTGGGTGAAACAGGAACAGGAAAATCTACTCTGATCAACGCTCTGATCAACTACAGCATGCGAGTGAAGTGGGAGGATGAAATCTGGTTTCAGATTGTagaggagaaggaaaaaagtcAGACAGAAAGTCAGACAGAAGATGTGATCGTGTacgagatctttggttttgaaGATGAGACTGTGCCCTACTCTCTGACCATCATCGATACTCCTGGATATGGAGACACAAGAGGGATTGAACATGATGTCATTGTTAGTGAAAGATTATTGGATTTATTTCGATCAGATGATGGTGTTCAAGAAGTTCATGCAGTGGGTCTGGTAATGAAGGCGAGTGATAATCGACTGAGTGACAGACTGGGTTACATCTTTAATTCAGTGACGTCTCTGTTTGGAAAAAACTTGGAGAAAAACATTGTAGCTCTCATCACACACTCAGATGGTGTAACACCTGAAAATGCTCTTGAAGCTCTTGAAGCTGCAAAAATTAAATGTGCCAAAAATGAGAATGAACCTGTTTACTTCATGTTCAataaccaacaaaaaaaagacagaacaaagaaaaataagaaggGCTTGGAAATGGCATGGAGTGTATCAGAGGAAGGAATTAGTGAATTTTcaaattttttaataaatattacaCCACAGAAACTGATGACAACTGTTGAAGTGTTAAATGAACGCATCAGACTGACAGCCTGCATCCAAAACCTGCAAGAGAGGATCGAGTTTATTGAACTGAAACAGGCACAAATCACACAGATTAAAGACGATCTGAAGAAACATGAAGAGGAGATGAAGACAAATAAGAACTTCACTATAAAATTTAATGAGGCCTACAAAGTTAAAGAAGCTATTGAAGTTGGGTGGTGGTGCTTGATGGGTGGCTATGCAGCAGCCGTCAGCTGCAACAAATGTAAGGAGAACTGTCACTATCCTGGATGCACATTGGCCTGGTATCCTGAACACTGTGAGgtgatgaagaagaaaaatggaacATTGTGCTGCACTGTTTGTACCAACAAGTGTCCTGCATCAGATCACGTGAAAGAAAGGAAGATCTATGTGACCAAAAGTAGACCTGCTGAGATGACTAAGGacgaaatgaaaaataaatatgaagagaataaaacagaaagtgagAAAAAGTCAACCCTTCTGGAAAATCTAGAAAAGCAAATGAACCAACTGACAGCAGAGAAGTCACAGTGGCTGGATGAATCCTACCAACATGTTGTCAATTTGCAACAAATCGCCTTGAATGTTTTTTCTCTGTCCACTGTTATACACTTGGACTTGATGATTGAGAAGATGAGGGAAAAAGGAGACATAGGGAAGGTCCAAAAACTGGAGGAGATGAGAAGCAGAGTGGATGAAGGAACCACAGCAGCTCTGCAGTATCTACCTGCAGCTATGAaaaaatttggaaaaaaaatatggaaCAAGATGACAAACAATCAGACAGCTCTGTAG